CGTCTGACTTTGTCGGAATTTGTTCTCCTCACATCTAAGCTGCCTGACCTGTCGGCCTGCATTTTCCTAATATTCCCTTGTAATATCTTGCATTTTCTGTTGGAGTCATTAGTGGTGTCCATtcttgattttgggtggtgataATTGTTGTGAGGAGCAGATGAGTTGCCACACTGAGGCTCTAAGGTCAGtattgggtggggcagggtaccTGGGTCCATTATGGCGGGAGGATGGGGAGCCAGCGCACGACAGaacccaggaaggaaggaaggaaggaaggaaggaaggaaggaaggaaggaaggaaggaaggaaggaaggaaggaaggaaggaaggaaggagcagagagggaggtgCATGGAGCCACAGACACGCATTAGACGCCCTCAGTGAGTTTATTAGGGGCTTAGAAGGGAGTGCCATGGGGTCCTTCTCTGTGTGTTCCCAGGGGTTTCGGTCCCAGGACTAGATCAGATCTGGACATAGGACAAGGTGACATCACCCTGGATCTCCAGAGTGTCCACCCTCTGGAAGGCCGAAAGCCGATGGGAGTAGTCAAAGAGGTGCTGGCCATTGGCATAAACCTTGAAGCGATCCAGGCCACAGCGGATGGAcagctgcagggagaggggggcGTGAGGCCACAGTCAGGACAGAGGCTTTGCACGGAAGGGGATAGGAGACCCAGACTCACATCAAAGAACTGGCCGAAACCAAAGGGGTTGTAGGAGATCTTCTTCTCCTCAGAACCCCACGAGCCGTTCAGATAGCTGTTCCGAACCACAGTGCCCTCGGTCAGGCGGGGGTTAATGTGGAGAGCCAGGTCCCCCGAGGATCCCACCTTGAAGTTGACCACaaagctggggacagagagggagatgaGGGTCAGAAGCACCTGGTTCCCTTATGGAAGGGGGCACTGGGGACTGGACTCCTGGGCCTGAGGGAGGAGATGAGCCACAGATTCCCACCTCAGGCTAGGTTCTGTACCTCGTGCTAGTGGGGGGCACGTAGCCCTTCACTATGATGGTTCTTCGGGCTGTAAGCCCCCCTTGTATTCTTCCCGTAAATGGCACAGGCTGTGGAAAGAGATCATGGGGTCCCATCATCTCTCAGGTCACCAGAAGCCAGAAGCAAGGACAAATTTTCAAAGAGGGGCCCATACTCATCCTGGAAAATGTCTCCaacccctgtcccctgccctacctgggccaccacctcctccctcttcccacatcCCATCCCATACACCCTCTGCCACTCTATTTCCTGCCCTTTCAGTGCTCCCCGAGGATCAGGGCCCCTAACACCCCCAACAGTTCTGCTTCCCCACACGTGGCCCACCACAGGGCCCGAAACTACAGGGCTCCTTACCGGGTTAAAGATTGGGGGTCCCTCCATGGTCTGTGaagtgaagaagaaaagataTTATTCCATattatgcaacaaatatttatgacaCCCCTACGCCAAGCAGGTGTATCTCTAGGTGTTGGATTATTACTCCTGGGGATCCGACCTTGCTGACCCTCCCAATTCCCACCACTTCCACCAGATGGCCACACAGCCCTCCCACTTACAGGCAGTGTATCCAGCGAGGGTTGGCAGCTCTGTCCTGGACCCTACACagatgggggaaaaaggcaggaacGGTGAGAAGGGCTGGGGTCCTTCAGCTACCCCAGCACCCCCTCAGCCACAAGCCCGCACCCTGAGGGTACTTACTGGATAAGCCGGGATAGCCATGGGGGTCCATGggcacagagggaggaggaggtgttgACAGGGACTCCCGGCTAAGGCCTAGGACGCTGCCCTGCagcaggctccccacccccaccaagggAACTCTGGGGTCGCGGGCAGCACTCAGAGGGCTCATTAATGGAGGGACACTTGCTGTGTTTAGGGACCTCCAGTGCACCGTGAGTCTCACTCCATCCCTTAGGACAAGCCTGGTAAATTCTATTCTTGTACACTCTCCTCTCCTGGCTTCCTGCTGTTTCTCacctgccctcccccgccccataCCCCACAGCAATCCAGAAGCTGCATAATAAAGTGTCCACTCCTCCCAGGCCCACACAAAACCCATGCTCATCTCGTCCCCGACCACCATTTGCCCCTCTCTGCACACGCCCAGTGCTGGGGCCAGGAGGAGTCCCCAGAACCAGCCAGGttcttgtctctctcccttgTCCGTCTCTGGCTCTCTCAGTCTGCATGCGCCTCTGCCTCCCTGTCGCTGTCTGTCTCTGTTGCCATCTCTCATCCACACCTTCTCTCAGGTGGTTCCTTCTGCCCGAAACACCTTTCCCTTCCCTAGTTAACTTGTATTCACgttctctgcttcctcttctttctaaTGACCTCCTTTCTGCCCCGACTTCCATTTTAAGCCAGCTACTCTGAAGGCCCTTTTCTGAAGGCCTTattgttgatttttca
The sequence above is drawn from the Desmodus rotundus isolate HL8 chromosome 12, HLdesRot8A.1, whole genome shotgun sequence genome and encodes:
- the LGALS4 gene encoding galectin-4 isoform X1 produces the protein MAFVPAPGYQPTYNPTLPYNKPIPRSLSVGMSIYIQGMASEHMKRFSVNFVVGQSPGADIAFHFNPRFDGWDKVVFNSLQGGKWGKEEKKRSMPFRKGAAFELVIMVLAEHYKVVVNGNPFYEFGHRLPPQMVTHLQVDGDLELQSINFIGGQPSPNHGPGQSCQPSLDTLPTMEGPPIFNPPVPFTGRIQGGLTARRTIIVKGYVPPTSTSFVVNFKVGSSGDLALHINPRLTEGTVVRNSYLNGSWGSEEKKISYNPFGFGQFFDLSIRCGLDRFKVYANGQHLFDYSHRLSAFQRVDTLEIQGDVTLSYVQI
- the LGALS4 gene encoding galectin-4 isoform X2; translated protein: MAFVPAPGYQPTYNPGGKWGKEEKKRSMPFRKGAAFELVIMVLAEHYKVVVNGNPFYEFGHRLPPQMVTHLQVDGDLELQSINFIGGQPSPNHGPGQSCQPSLDTLPTMEGPPIFNPPVPFTGRIQGGLTARRTIIVKGYVPPTSTSFVVNFKVGSSGDLALHINPRLTEGTVVRNSYLNGSWGSEEKKISYNPFGFGQFFDLSIRCGLDRFKVYANGQHLFDYSHRLSAFQRVDTLEIQGDVTLSYVQI